A single region of the Armatimonadota bacterium genome encodes:
- a CDS encoding alanine racemase: MRTKQLPLSSRTTAVLRRSALVHNIRWLRERLPVGTRIMAVVKANAYGHGATFVAPDLQRIGVDALGVAATAEAQELRDAGVTLPIYLLSPVLPEEVEAVLANQVICLVQDVDFVNHLSQAAAKRGQSAVVHLKVDVGMSRFGVSPDRAAEVAEAIESIPGVRLTGIATHFPCADSDPEQTRAQWDLFARTAEQVSRRLGRPLVRHAAASAAVLNVPEATADMVRCGLLVYGVAPSGYRSADLGLQPVLSLHTRITALRRIPTGTAVGYGATFVARRETLVATVPVGYGDGYLRALGNRAQVLLRGRRVPVIGRVCMDQMMIDATDTGAEIGDVVTLIGAQNGQEMTVNEVAHWLDTTPHEVTTLLSARVQRVMVD, encoded by the coding sequence ATGAGAACAAAGCAGTTGCCGCTTTCCTCACGAACCACCGCTGTCCTTCGTCGTTCCGCGCTGGTGCATAACATCCGGTGGCTTCGTGAGCGTCTTCCGGTGGGTACGCGAATCATGGCGGTGGTGAAAGCCAACGCCTATGGGCATGGAGCGACATTCGTCGCGCCCGACCTGCAACGGATAGGCGTGGACGCCCTTGGCGTGGCGGCGACGGCGGAGGCGCAGGAACTGCGTGATGCCGGTGTGACCTTGCCCATCTATCTGCTTAGCCCCGTGCTGCCTGAGGAGGTGGAAGCGGTTCTGGCGAATCAGGTGATTTGTCTGGTGCAGGATGTGGATTTCGTGAATCATCTTTCGCAGGCGGCGGCGAAACGCGGGCAAAGCGCAGTGGTGCATCTGAAGGTAGATGTGGGCATGAGTCGTTTCGGGGTCTCGCCTGACCGCGCTGCGGAGGTCGCCGAGGCTATAGAAAGCATCCCCGGCGTGCGCTTAACGGGTATCGCTACCCATTTCCCCTGCGCGGACTCCGACCCCGAACAAACCCGCGCCCAGTGGGATCTGTTCGCACGCACTGCCGAGCAGGTGTCGCGCCGATTGGGCAGACCGTTGGTGCGCCATGCGGCTGCCAGCGCGGCAGTGCTGAATGTGCCGGAAGCCACTGCAGACATGGTGCGCTGTGGGCTGCTGGTGTACGGTGTCGCGCCGTCAGGTTATCGCTCTGCAGATCTGGGGCTGCAGCCGGTTCTTTCCCTGCACACCAGAATCACCGCACTGCGCCGTATCCCCACGGGAACAGCAGTAGGCTATGGAGCGACCTTTGTGGCGCGGAGAGAGACGCTCGTCGCGACCGTGCCTGTCGGTTACGGTGATGGCTATCTCCGCGCGCTGGGTAACCGTGCGCAGGTATTGTTGAGAGGCAGGCGCGTGCCGGTCATCGGGCGGGTGTGCATGGACCAGATGATGATCGACGCCACCGACACCGGTGCGGAAATCGGCGACGTGGTGACCCTCATCGGCGCGCAGAATGGGCAGGAGATGACGGTCAACGAGGTTGCCCACTGGCTGGATACCACACCGCATGAGGTCACCACTCTGCTTTCGGCAAGGGTGCAAAGGGTCATGGTGGACTAA
- a CDS encoding fructose-bisphosphate aldolase — protein sequence MHLKEALQSHRRRGEAVLATNFYNAETLLAVLRAARETGSVLILQTSPATVGYLGLETTVAMARAASREVGVTTWLHLDHARDTELVRRCVEAGYDSVMIDASEKNFETNVRLTREVVALARPQGVLVEAELGYVPKLGEREAQELEMTSPEQAERFVWETGVDLLAVAIGNAHGFYKRPPRLDIERLKAIRKRVEAFLVLHGASGIPDDQWREAVRSGIVKVNFATEIKDTFMAGLREALTGSESIDIRQVFPPAMQAVTELVKSKILLCTGQT from the coding sequence GTGCACCTGAAAGAGGCTTTGCAATCTCATCGACGGCGTGGGGAGGCTGTTCTCGCGACCAACTTTTACAACGCCGAGACGCTGCTGGCGGTGTTGCGTGCTGCCCGCGAGACCGGCTCTGTGTTGATTCTGCAAACATCGCCCGCTACTGTGGGTTACCTGGGGCTGGAGACGACTGTAGCGATGGCTCGCGCCGCCAGCCGCGAGGTGGGCGTGACGACATGGCTGCACCTGGACCACGCACGCGATACGGAACTGGTGCGGCGGTGTGTGGAGGCTGGTTACGACTCGGTGATGATAGACGCCAGCGAGAAGAACTTTGAGACCAACGTGCGTCTCACCCGCGAGGTGGTGGCACTGGCGCGTCCGCAAGGTGTTCTGGTGGAAGCGGAGCTGGGGTATGTGCCGAAGCTGGGTGAGCGCGAGGCGCAGGAGTTGGAGATGACTTCGCCCGAACAAGCGGAGCGCTTTGTGTGGGAGACGGGTGTGGATTTGCTGGCAGTTGCCATCGGCAATGCGCACGGTTTTTACAAGCGCCCACCTCGTCTGGATATCGAGCGGTTGAAGGCTATTCGGAAGCGCGTGGAGGCGTTTCTGGTGTTGCATGGCGCATCGGGGATACCGGATGACCAGTGGCGTGAGGCAGTGCGAAGCGGCATCGTGAAGGTGAACTTCGCTACCGAGATCAAGGATACGTTTATGGCTGGACTGCGCGAGGCACTCACCGGCTCGGAGAGCATCGATATCCGGCAGGTTTTCCCGCCAGCCATGCAGGCAGTGACGGAGCTGGTGAAGAGCAAGATACTGTTATGCACGGGACAGACATGA
- a CDS encoding carbohydrate kinase, with the protein MPQVLSLGELLVEVMRPAVDQPLDEPGQFVGPFPSGAPAIFIDTVARLGVSCGFLGVVGDDPFGRCVLRRLKADGVDTRQVRVVSQRITGIAFVSYRSDGSRQFLFHLPQSAAALLSPEDVREDYLHDVRALHITGSALSISESAREACYRAVRLCKQHGALVSFDPNIRPELLGVDVVRMLCEPVLQSCDILLPSGAEATMLTGDADEESACRNLVARGVPIVVLKRGAKGCVVFTDQHRVEIPAYPVTEVDPTGAGDAFAGGFVVAMLRGMSVTEAARFASAIGALAVTQQGPMEGLPTLAQVESFLSSM; encoded by the coding sequence ATGCCACAGGTGCTTTCTCTGGGTGAGCTTCTGGTGGAGGTGATGCGCCCTGCTGTGGACCAGCCGCTGGACGAACCGGGGCAGTTTGTGGGACCGTTTCCCAGCGGTGCACCGGCGATTTTTATCGATACGGTGGCGCGATTGGGAGTGTCCTGTGGCTTCCTCGGCGTGGTGGGTGATGACCCATTCGGCAGGTGTGTGCTGCGCAGACTGAAGGCGGACGGCGTAGATACACGACAGGTGCGGGTGGTGTCGCAACGCATCACCGGCATCGCTTTCGTGAGCTATCGCTCGGACGGCTCGCGGCAGTTCCTGTTCCATCTGCCGCAGTCTGCGGCGGCGCTGCTGAGCCCGGAGGACGTCCGCGAGGATTATTTGCATGATGTGCGGGCACTACACATCACCGGTTCGGCGTTGAGTATCAGCGAAAGCGCGCGTGAGGCGTGTTATCGCGCAGTCAGGCTGTGCAAACAACATGGAGCACTGGTGAGCTTCGACCCGAATATCCGCCCCGAACTGCTTGGGGTGGACGTGGTTCGGATGCTGTGCGAACCCGTTCTGCAGTCGTGCGACATCCTGCTGCCCAGTGGTGCGGAAGCGACCATGCTCACGGGCGATGCCGATGAGGAGTCCGCGTGCCGTAATCTGGTAGCAAGAGGCGTTCCCATCGTGGTGCTGAAACGCGGAGCAAAAGGATGCGTTGTCTTCACTGACCAGCACAGGGTGGAGATACCCGCCTACCCGGTGACGGAGGTAGACCCCACAGGAGCAGGCGATGCCTTTGCCGGCGGTTTCGTGGTGGCGATGCTGCGCGGGATGTCGGTGACGGAAGCGGCGCGGTTCGCCAGCGCTATCGGAGCACTGGCGGTTACCCAGCAGGGACCGATGGAGGGTTTGCCTACGCTTGCGCAGGTGGAGTCGTTCTTGTCGTCCATGTAG
- a CDS encoding xylose isomerase has translation MPNGLKKALVLSMLPGNLSYVERFNLAKEVGFDGIEAPPISDPEEIKKVRAASEVSGIPVHSIIYGGWHAPLSSADPRTVEKGIQDVQAALHCAKELGADTVLLVPAIVNESTRYADAYTRSQQNIRKLIPLAEKLKVVIAVENVWNNFLLSPLEFARYVDEFRSPFVKAYFDVGNVLAFGWSEDWIRTLGKRIQRIHLKDFKRSTRQFVNLLEGDVNWREVRKALDEVGYRGFMTAELGGGDAGYLRDVAQRIERIIAGV, from the coding sequence ATGCCGAACGGACTGAAAAAAGCACTGGTGCTTTCCATGCTGCCCGGTAATCTCAGCTATGTGGAGCGGTTCAACCTGGCAAAAGAGGTGGGATTCGACGGCATTGAAGCTCCCCCTATCAGCGACCCAGAAGAGATCAAGAAAGTTCGCGCGGCGTCAGAAGTGAGTGGTATCCCCGTTCATTCCATCATCTACGGGGGATGGCACGCTCCCCTCTCCAGCGCAGACCCGCGCACGGTGGAAAAGGGCATTCAAGACGTGCAGGCAGCTCTGCACTGTGCCAAAGAGCTGGGGGCGGATACGGTGCTGCTGGTGCCTGCCATTGTGAACGAAAGCACGCGCTATGCAGATGCGTACACCCGCTCTCAGCAAAACATCCGCAAGCTCATCCCGCTCGCAGAGAAGCTGAAGGTAGTGATTGCTGTGGAAAACGTATGGAATAACTTCCTGCTCAGCCCGCTGGAGTTTGCCCGCTATGTGGACGAGTTCCGCAGTCCCTTCGTGAAAGCGTACTTCGATGTGGGCAACGTGCTGGCGTTCGGCTGGTCAGAGGACTGGATACGCACACTGGGCAAACGCATCCAGCGTATCCATCTGAAAGACTTCAAGCGCTCCACACGCCAGTTTGTGAACCTGCTGGAGGGCGATGTGAACTGGCGCGAGGTGCGCAAGGCGTTAGATGAGGTAGGGTACCGGGGCTTTATGACCGCCGAGCTGGGCGGTGGCGATGCAGGTTATCTGCGTGACGTAGCGCAACGCATCGAGCGCATCATCGCCGGTGTATGA